One Rhipicephalus microplus isolate Deutch F79 chromosome 4, USDA_Rmic, whole genome shotgun sequence genomic window carries:
- the Dtd gene encoding D-aminoacyl-tRNA deacylase isoform X2, which produces MNTSDTTGTELLYLPRMRAVIQRVRSAAVHVDGRLISSIGRGLCVLIGIHRDDTEDDIDYIVRKILNLKLFDDDAGKRWKLSVRELQFEVLCVSQFTLYGTLKGNKPDFHLAMEGDRSKQFYERFLHKIRTEHKEDFVKNGEFGALMQVDIQNDGPVTLEIESSAFRKAVPLPQERGEPDGGAADNSVP; this is translated from the exons ATGAATACATCG GACACCACGGGAACAGAACTGTTGTATCTTCCCAGAATGCGTGCAGTCATCCAGCGAGTTCGGTCAGCAGCAGTGCATGTCGATGGACGCCTCATAAGCAGCATCGGCCGTGGCCTGTGCGTCTTGATTGGCATCCACAGGGATGACACTGAAGATGACATTGATTACATCGTACGCAAAATTCTAAATCTCAAGTTGTTTGATGATGATGCTGGCAAGCGGTGGAAGCTGTCTGTGAGGGAGCTGCAGTTTGAAGTGCTTTGTGTGAGTCAGTTCACGCTGTATGGCACACTCAAGGGAAACAAGCCCGACTTCCATCTCGCCATGGAAGGAGACCGTTCGAAGCAGTTCTACGAGAGGTTTCTTCACAAGATCAGGACGGAGCACAAGGAGGACTTCGTAAAGAACGGAGAGTTTGGAGCATTAATGCAAGTGGACATTCAGAACGATGGCCCTGTAACCCTGGAAATTGAGTCGTCTGCCTTCCGGAAGGCCGTGCCTTTGCCACAAGAGCGGGGAGAACCGGATGGTGGTGCTGCGGACAATTCAGTTCCTTGA
- the Dtd gene encoding D-aminoacyl-tRNA deacylase isoform X3, with product MRAVIQRVRSAAVHVDGRLISSIGRGLCVLIGIHRDDTEDDIDYIVRKILNLKLFDDDAGKRWKLSVRELQFEVLCVSQFTLYGTLKGNKPDFHLAMEGDRSKQFYERFLHKIRTEHKEDFVKNGEFGALMQVDIQNDGPVTLEIESSAFRKAVPLPQERGEPDGGAADNSVP from the coding sequence ATGCGTGCAGTCATCCAGCGAGTTCGGTCAGCAGCAGTGCATGTCGATGGACGCCTCATAAGCAGCATCGGCCGTGGCCTGTGCGTCTTGATTGGCATCCACAGGGATGACACTGAAGATGACATTGATTACATCGTACGCAAAATTCTAAATCTCAAGTTGTTTGATGATGATGCTGGCAAGCGGTGGAAGCTGTCTGTGAGGGAGCTGCAGTTTGAAGTGCTTTGTGTGAGTCAGTTCACGCTGTATGGCACACTCAAGGGAAACAAGCCCGACTTCCATCTCGCCATGGAAGGAGACCGTTCGAAGCAGTTCTACGAGAGGTTTCTTCACAAGATCAGGACGGAGCACAAGGAGGACTTCGTAAAGAACGGAGAGTTTGGAGCATTAATGCAAGTGGACATTCAGAACGATGGCCCTGTAACCCTGGAAATTGAGTCGTCTGCCTTCCGGAAGGCCGTGCCTTTGCCACAAGAGCGGGGAGAACCGGATGGTGGTGCTGCGGACAATTCAGTTCCTTGA
- the Dtd gene encoding D-aminoacyl-tRNA deacylase isoform X1 gives MQCTALIYASKCFHSGFKKKKKKDTTGTELLYLPRMRAVIQRVRSAAVHVDGRLISSIGRGLCVLIGIHRDDTEDDIDYIVRKILNLKLFDDDAGKRWKLSVRELQFEVLCVSQFTLYGTLKGNKPDFHLAMEGDRSKQFYERFLHKIRTEHKEDFVKNGEFGALMQVDIQNDGPVTLEIESSAFRKAVPLPQERGEPDGGAADNSVP, from the exons ATGCAGTGCACGGCTCTCATATACGCTTCAAAATGCTTTCACAGTGgatttaagaagaaaaaaaaaaag GACACCACGGGAACAGAACTGTTGTATCTTCCCAGAATGCGTGCAGTCATCCAGCGAGTTCGGTCAGCAGCAGTGCATGTCGATGGACGCCTCATAAGCAGCATCGGCCGTGGCCTGTGCGTCTTGATTGGCATCCACAGGGATGACACTGAAGATGACATTGATTACATCGTACGCAAAATTCTAAATCTCAAGTTGTTTGATGATGATGCTGGCAAGCGGTGGAAGCTGTCTGTGAGGGAGCTGCAGTTTGAAGTGCTTTGTGTGAGTCAGTTCACGCTGTATGGCACACTCAAGGGAAACAAGCCCGACTTCCATCTCGCCATGGAAGGAGACCGTTCGAAGCAGTTCTACGAGAGGTTTCTTCACAAGATCAGGACGGAGCACAAGGAGGACTTCGTAAAGAACGGAGAGTTTGGAGCATTAATGCAAGTGGACATTCAGAACGATGGCCCTGTAACCCTGGAAATTGAGTCGTCTGCCTTCCGGAAGGCCGTGCCTTTGCCACAAGAGCGGGGAGAACCGGATGGTGGTGCTGCGGACAATTCAGTTCCTTGA